A DNA window from Drosophila pseudoobscura strain MV-25-SWS-2005 chromosome 2, UCI_Dpse_MV25, whole genome shotgun sequence contains the following coding sequences:
- the LOC6897576 gene encoding uncharacterized protein, giving the protein MPDNLDTEQFNADELEAPEWLNATYLQNILSTYESAPELKVTDLKISPASAQGDHYASVMFRTQVEYTTGKGVFNKALIVKTMPEEEGHKKEMLSETHLFETEIGMYSKVLPEFERILQQAGDNTKLYVPCIFHSVEPRQVMIFDDLVPLGYTVIRGRSVREEEVRSALSKLAKWNAVSMKVNNENPEFIKEFKYGLFDLPTLLKDPMVTTGMANFIEMLDKVPDLKKYKPHFEKIKDSYLERTRAVMEEYRADPQSDGYYVLCHGDFHLRNMMFKHNKETGVFEDVMLVDFQICNIVPLSLDLIYSIYMLMEPEERWNHGKDMINYFFNVLVDTLKKIGYKGAMPTQEKLWQQIHRHKFYDFFLLTTFLPMILAIKSNTLKMHDIIQDATTRQKAYLIDSYIAEVKKLLPQFEKMGYFKDL; this is encoded by the exons atgccagATAACTTAGATACGGAACAGTTTAACGCCGACGAGTTGGAGGCCCCAGAGTGGCTGAATGCTACGTATTTGCAAAACATTCTGAGCACGTATGAAAGTGCACCAGAATTGAAGGTAACCGATCTGAAAATATCCCCAGCGAGCGCCCAGGGAGATCACTATGCCAGTGTTATGTTCCGCACCCAAGTGGAATACACAACCGGGAAGGGCGTGTTCAACAAGGCACTGATCGTCAAGACAATGCCCGAGGAGGAGGGACACAAAAAGGAAATGCTGAGTGAAACCCATCTGTTTGAAACAGAGATCGGAATGTACTCCAAGGTTCTACCAGAGTTCGAGAGGATATTGCAGCAGGCGGGCGATAATACAAAGTTGTATGTACCGTGCATCTTCCATAGCGTCGAACCACGTCAGGTAATGATCTTCGATGATCTCGTGCCGTTGGGATATACTGTCATACGCGGTCGTTCGGTTAGGGAGGAGGAAGTGCGCTCTGCCCTTTCCAAATTGGCCAAATGGAACGCCGTCAGCATGAAAGTTAACAATGAG AATCCCGAGTTTATCAAGGAATTTAAGTATGGTTTGTTCGATTTACCCACTCTGTTGAAAGATCCAATGGTAACCACCGGCATGGCCAATTTCATTGAAATGCTTGACAAGGTACCTGATCTCAAGAAGTACAAGCCGCACTTTGAGAAAATAAAGGACTCTTATCTGGAGCGCACTCGTGCCGTGATGGAGGAGTATCGCGCAGACCCCCAATCTGATGGATATTATGTGCTTTGCCACGGAGACTTCCATCTGCGTAACATGATGTTCAAGCACAACAAGGAGACAGGGGTCTTTGAGGATGTGATGTTGGTGGATTTCCAGATCTGTAATATAGTCCCCTTAAGCCTTGACTTGATCTACTCCATATATATGCTGATGGAGCCAGAGGAACGCTGGAACCATGGAAAGGATATGATCAACTATTTCTTCAACGTTTTGGTGGATACACTCAAGAAAATTGGATACAAAGGCGCCATGCCCACCCAGGAAAAGCTCTGGCAGCAGATCCATCGCCACAAATTCTACG ACTTCTTCTTGCTTACCACTTTTCTGCCCATGATATTGGCCATCAAATCGAATACCCTTAAGATGCATGACATTATTCAAGATGCGACAACGCGGCAGAAGGCTTACCTCATAGATTCCTACATTGCAGAAGTAAAGAAACTGTTGCCCCAATTTGAGAAAATGGGTTATTTTAAGGATCTTTAA
- the LOC4802362 gene encoding uncharacterized protein, translated as MGTGTKNYLAPEWLTVEFLQDVLKEHFKEETLTVSELLVKSAQVGDTAVGFASEMHRATFNLQRGEAAKSKFSVIIKDHPKGQTGAVAQRSRLFKREILSYKEVLPRVQSLLKSIGDNSKIAPACYYTTESPEPFLILEDMKMSGFENFERGRLLNLDYVLPTVEKIAKLHACSAVIAKESPEVLEFFNEAPISRNPDRRDFLTYFPVNIRCVAEELAHWKGYEEITEKMFILAENVLQRALAMFDESEKGFRVFNLTDLWINNLLFHINNETKEPDDVVTLDYQLAYVGSPAIDLNYFLYGSLNENVRKVHFKYIVRTYQQVLKQTLEKLKYQGHIPTLKEIHIDLINTSLMGVIGATCLTPLIFREGAGFENLEDLNSRTESGDQFRRENVENPKYRAFLQRTIKEFELSGFLDE; from the exons ATGGGAACCGGCACGAAGAACTACCTTGCACCCGAGTGGCTGACCGTGGAGTTCCTGCAGGATGTGCTCAAGGAGCATTTTAAGGAAGAAACGCTAACCGTCAGCGAGCTGCTGGTTAAGAGCGCCCAGGTCGGAGACACTGCTGTGGGCTTTGCCAGCGAAATGCACCGGGCCACCTTCAATCTGCAGCGAGGCGAGGCTGCCAAGAGTAAGTTCTCGGTGATCATCAAGGACCATCCGAAGGGACAAACTGGAGCCGTGGCCCAGCGCAGCAGGCTCTTCAAGCGCGAGATTCTCTCCTACAAGGAGGTACTGCCAAGGGTGCAGTCTCTGCTGAAGTCCATTGGCGACAATAGCAAGATAGCCCCTGCGTGCTACTACACAACGGAGTCGCCGGAACCGTTCCTCATCCTGGAGGATATGAAGATGAGCGGCTTTGAGAACTTCGAGCGCGGTCGTCTCCTAAACCTGGACTATGTTCTGCCAACCGTCGAGAAGATAGCCAAGCTTCATGCCTGCAGTGCCGTCATAGCAAAGGAGAGTCCCGAGGTCTTGGAGTTCTTCAATGAGGCGCCCATTTCCCGTAACCCCGATCGGCGGGACTTCCTTACCTACTTCCCCGTGAACATTCGTTGCGTAGCGGAGGAGCTGGCCCACTGGAAGGGCTATGAGGAGATCACCGAGAAGATGTTCATCCTGGCCGAGAATGTGCTCCAAAGAGCTCTGGCTATGTTTGACGAGAGCGAGAAGGGTTTCCGTGTGTTCAACCTCACGGATCTGTGGATCAACAATCTCCTGTTTCACATCAACAACGAGACCAAGGAACCCGATGATGTGGTGACT CTGGATTACCAGTTGGCATATGTGGGATCTCCAGCCATAGATCTCAACTACTTCCTTTACGGCTCTCTCAATGAAAATGTGCGCAAGGTTCACTTCAAATACATTGTAAGGACGTACCAGCAGGTCTTGAAGCAGACCCTGGAGAAGCTCAAATATCAAGGACACATTCCCACACTCAAAGAAATCCATATCGACCTTATCAACACCAGCCTGATGG GTGTTATTGGCGCCACTTGCCTCACGCCTCTGATTTTCCGCGAGGGAGCTGGCTTTGAAAATCTCGAAGACCTCAACTCCCGCACCGAGAGCGGCGATCAATTCCGGCGGGAGAATGTCGAGAACCCCAAATACCGTGCCTTCTTGCAGCGCACAATTAAAGAGTTTGAGCTCTCTGGATTTTTGGATGAATAA